A portion of the Drosophila innubila isolate TH190305 chromosome 3L unlocalized genomic scaffold, UK_Dinn_1.0 0_D_3L, whole genome shotgun sequence genome contains these proteins:
- the LOC117787350 gene encoding protein hairy — translation MVTGVTVNMNANVMGTAVVPSQLKETPLKSDRRSNKPIMEKRRRARINNCLNELKTLILDATKKDPARHSKLEKADILEKTVKHLQELQRQQAAMQQAADPKIINKFKAGFADCANEVSRFPGLEPAQRRRLLQHLSNCINGVKTELHHQQRQQAQSLHAQVVLPSPPSSPEQEPPATATGAGSSNITAAAPYLFGQIQQNANGYFLPNGMQVIPTKLPNGSIALVLPQSLPQQQQQQLLQQHQQQQLAAAAAAAAAAAAQQSPMLVSMPQRTASTGSASSHSSAGYESAPCSSSSSGSYAPPSPANSAYEPMDVKPSVIQRVPGHVQAHLEQQPLSLVIKKQIKEEEQPWRPW, via the exons ATGGTTACCGGCGTTACCGTAAACATGAACGCCAATGTTATGGGCACCGCCGTGGTGCCCTCCCAGCTGAAGGAGACGCCGCTCAAAAGCGATCGTCGG TCGAATAAGCCAATTATGGAGAAACGTCGTCGTGCTCGCATCAACAATTGCCTGAACGAACTGAAGACTCTGATTTTGGATGCCACCAAAAAAGAC CCGGCGCGTCATTCCAAGTTGGAAAAGGCCGATATTCTGGAGAAGACAGTGAAGCATCTGCAGGAGCTGCAACGTCAACAAGCTGCAATGCAACAGGCAGCAGATCCAAAGATTATCAACAAATTCAAGGCCGGATTTGCCGATTGTGCCAATGAGGTGAGCCGCTTTCCTGGCCTGGAGCCCGCACAGCGTCGCCGTCTGCTGCAGCATCTGAGCAACTGCATCAATGGGGTCAAGACTGAACTGCACCATCAGCAGCGTCAACAGGCTCAATCCCTGCACGCCCAAGTAGTGTTGCCCTCGCCGCCCAGCTCGCCGGAACAGGAgccaccagcaacagcaactggagctggcagcagcaacatcacagcagcagcaccctATCTCTTTGGCCAGATCCAGCAGAATGCAAATGGTTATTTTCTGCCCAATGGCATGCAGGTGATACCCACAAAGTTGCCCAACGGCAGCATTGCTCTCGTGCTGCCCCAGAGCttgccacaacagcagcagcaacagttgctgcaacagcaccagcaacaacagctcgctgccgccgccgcagccgccgcagcagcagccgcacaGCAATCACCGATGTTGGTATCGATGCCACAGCGCACCGCAAGCACAGGATCCGCCAGCTCACACTCATCGGCGGGCTACGAGTCCGCAccgtgcagcagcagcagcagtggcagctaTGCTCCTCCCAGTCCCGCCAACTCCGCCTATGAGCCGATGGACGTGAAGCCATCGGTGATACAGCGTGTGCCCGGCCATGTGCAGGCGCATCTGGAGCAGCAGCCACTGTCGCTGGTCATCAAGAAGCAGAtcaaggaggaggagcagcccTGGCGGCCCTGGTAA